Genomic DNA from Treponema pectinovorum:
TTTCGATTGTAAATCCGCCGTCTTTAAAAAATGGAATTCTCTTCGTCGAAGATGATTTTATCGAAGTTGCAGAAAATCTTTTTAAAACGGAAACTTCTCAAAATGGATTCAAAATTGGAGCGATTTTGATAGACCCAGGTCACGGAGGAAAAGACCCAGGCGCTCAATTCACACATTTAGTCAACGGCAAAAAAATAACTGTTACAGAAAAAGAAATAAACCTTGTGGTTGGAAAGATGCTTTATTCTCGTTTAAAAGCCGCTTATCCAGATAAAAATATTCAGATGACGCGGGTTAAAGATGAGTTTTTGTCGCTATCGCAGCGCACAGAAATTGCAAATTCTATAAAACTGGGCGACAAAGAAGCGATTCTTTATATTTCTATACATGTGAATGCTTCTTTAGACAAAAAAGCTTCTGGTTACGAAGTTTGGTATCTTTCTCCAGGCTACAGAAGAAGTGTAATTGATGAAAAATCTGTAGAAGATAAAGATCTTTACAAAGTAATGAATTCAATGATGGAAGAAGAATATACAACAGAAAGCATTTTAATCGCCAAATTCATAATGGACGGAATTCAAGCACAGGTTGGTAATCTTTCATCTCCTCGCGGAATAAAAGCAGAGGAATGGTTTGTAGTTAGAAATTCGAATATGCCTGCGGTTTTAGTTGAGCTTGGTTTTTTAACAAATAAAAACGAAGGACTTTTGCTCAAAGATGAGTCTTACTTGCAGAAACTTTCTTTGGGAATATATAATGGGCTTTCTGCTTTTGTAACTCATTTTGAGCGTTCACGAGGATTTACAGGTTCAAGATAGATGAAAAATTTTTTTTATGAATTAAAAACAAACAAAAAACTTTTAATGTTCGCCTTGATAAGTTTGATTTTTTTTATCTCGCTGATTTTTTATTTGGTCGGTTTTTCTGGCAGTAACTATTCTTTTAAATATTATGAGGCAGGAACTTCGTATAAAACTGTTTACGAAACAAGAAAAGTAAAATCATTAAGAGGATATTCCTCAATGGAAAGATATGTTGAAGAACTTTTGCTAGGTTCTACAGTGCAGCGTGCAATGCCAATTTTCCCATTGGGAACGAGAATTTTGTCCTGTTTATACAAAAAAAATGTTTTCTATTTAAATCTTTCCGAAGATGCGCTTTTTAATTTTTCTGAAGATTTTGATTTTGAAAAAAGTTTTGAGCTTTTAGAAAAAAATCTTAAAGACAATTTTAAATCGATTAAAAAAGTTGAACTTTTTATAGACGGAAATCAAATAACTAACAAAAATTTTGACGCTTAGGATATCAAAACCAGCGAAAAAAACCGTTGACAAAACAAAACGGTTATACAATAATTACACATTATACAAGGCTACATCAATCGAAAATAAGGAGCTTCGAATGAAGAAAACTTTCGTTTTATCTGTTGCAGTAATGATGCTTATCGGTACATCAGTATTTGCAAAAGAGTCAACACTTATCGATTTCACAACTCTTGATGCCGACATTTCTATAAAGGCGCAGGACAGCGACGTTGAAATCCCTGAAAATAGTCGTACAATTATGGACTACGGTATTGCTGCAGGTGCTACTTTCAATCAGGATCAGAAAGATCTCATGAAGACTTCTCTCTATCTTGGCGACTGGGAAGTAAAACTTAATAGTTCAGCTCAGACAGTTCCTGCACTGGCTCAATCTAAGGTTGTTCCAGCACCTGTGCGTCAGAGTGCAAAAGTTCCATTTGCTGGAAAAAATGTAATGGGTGTGCGCGTAGTATTCCCTTCTGGTGCATATAATGCAAACGCAAAAATCGTACCTCCATTTGAAATTCCTGCATACGAACCACTTTCTACTGCAGATGCAAATGGCAATCGTCAGCCACAGACAGATGAAGAAAAAGCATCTGGTCGCACTTTGTTTGAAGCAGATTCTGATGACACTCCAGGTTACGGTCTTGTAAAGAACGTAGGAACGCTCAAATCAATCGCAGTTACAACAATGGGTATGAATTTCCCTCACGGACTTTATGTTATTCTTGGAGATACAGACGGAGTAGTTCGCCGCTATTTCATGGGGTACCTTGGTTTTGACGGTTGGAAAACACTCACTTGGAATAATCCTGATTACATTTCTGAAGTTAGAACTCGCGAAATCCGCGTATATCCAATCTATCCAAGAGGACTTCCATTTGTTAAGTTCGCTGGATTCCAGATTACACGTGATGCAGCGCATGTTGGAGATGACTTTATTGGATACTTCAAAGATGTAAAAATTATCTACGACAAAGCAGAACTCACTTCTGAAAGGGATATTGCAGACGAAGATCTTTGGGGAATCATCACAAAGAAAGAAACTGCACGTCAGAATCTTGAGATGAGCCGCTTTGGTAACAAGCAAGTTAACCGCTATCTTGAAAAAGCTAAGATGGCTACAGAAGAGTCTTTCACTCCTTCACTTGATGAAAATTCATCTTCTAATGCACAGGGCAACGGTGGTCAAGCTGCAAATGCTAGATAAGTTTTCTAATTAACGGAAACTTCTGAAAACCGCTCTAGTTTTAGGCTAGGGTGGTTTTTTTTGTTATTTGATTTTATAAAACATTGATGATAGAATTTTACAAATGGAAAAAGTAAAAATTTCAATTCCTCATAAAAATGAAATCAAAAAAAAATACGAAAGTTATACCCCCATCCTTTCACAAATAATGCAAAATGTAGAAGAAAAGTTGAAAAAGACCATAAAACTTTCTTCTGCGCCCACTTATAAAACAAGAGTAAAATCTTTTAATTCTTATTATAGAAAAATTCTGCGGCTAAAGGCAGAAGAATTTTCGGAATCAAAAAAATTGATTGCCCTTACAGATATGATGGGAATCAGAATTATCTGTGCCTTTATAGAAGAGTTGCACGAGGTTGAAGAACAAGTTCGAGAAAATTTCGTGGTAAAGGAAGTTGAATACAAAGGCAGTGGTGAAAATTTTAAGGAATTTGGATATGAATCAACACATATTTTGATTTCAATTCCAAGTGACTGTATTCCTCAAAATCTGGATTTAAAAATTCCAGATGATATAGTTTGCGAAATTCAAGTACGCACTATTTTACAAGATGCTTGGGCAGAAGTTGAGCACGAACTTATATATAAGACAGAGTTTTCTCCATTTGATATGCCTTTGCGAAGAAAACTTGCTTCAATAAATGCAAGTTTGAGCCTTGCTGATACTATTTTTCAAGAAATCCGCGATTATCAAAAAAAATTGCAATCAGAAACAGCAACGAGAAGAGAAGCCTTTTATAAAAAAGTTGATGAAACAACTGCAGAATTTTCTCCTCGCGAAAAGGAAAAAAAGGTTCAAATCGCTCGCGTTAGTCCTTTTTTGCCAGGAACGATAGATGATCTTTTGTTGATGGCAATTCATGAACACAATAATGGGCATACGGAAAATGCAATTTCAATCTATACTCAGATTTTAGAATTAAAACCAGAACCCGCTCCTCCTGTAATGGCTGTTGTATTTAAGCATCGTGGAATGGCATATTTTGCTTCAAATGAATATGACCATGCATTGAATGATTTTAACACCAGTGTAAAATACGATCCTAAGGGCTTTCGAGCATATTATTATATAGGAATCGTTTATACCTTAAAAAAAGAATATGAAAAAGCGGTAGAAGCGTTTTCTAAATCCCTTGAAATAAATGAATTTCAGTCGCATGCAAGATATAGAAGAGCTGTAGCCTATTTTAAACTGGAAGACGATAATAAGGCTCTTGAAGATTTGTCGGCAGCGGAAGCGATGGGGCTTGAAAATAATGATATAAAATCTTTAAAAGAAAAAATCTTAAAAAAATTCGATATTTCAATGTAAAAAAAATAAAAAATATATTTTTCTTATGTAAACAGTTTTTTAATAGTTCGCCACATTTTTTTTGAATTTTTTTCTCATTTTTTGTGTGATTTTGTTAATTTTAACGAATTTTATGATATTCGAGGAGCTTATTAATCAATTTTTTTTCAGATTTTATAGTTTTTTTATTTTTTTTTATTGTGATTTAAAAAACTTCTAGCCTCTTTTATCAGAGGCTCTTTTTTTGAGTACTATTTCAAATAGTTTTTTACTTACGCAGCTTTTTTATTTTTAAGTTTTATCTGAGATAGAACTACATCATCAATGTCAAAATAAACTTCACGAAATTTAGACTTTGCATTTTTTAGAAATACCCTGTCTATGTATCAATCACAAAAAAAAGTGGTAAAAAATTCTAAGAAAAAATGATTTTTTTGTGGGGGTATCTGGGATAAAATGGGGCTTTTTGGGTCATTTTTTTTGTTAAAAAAGTAGCTCTAACTGGGGTGTTTTTGACTTTCTTTGTTGCTTTGTGGCAAACTTTTCTGGCTCTTTTTTGTCTTCTGGCGTGTCGATTATAGGACGATTTACCAGCATATTTTTTAGAATATAGTTGAGTACATCCTTTTTGAATGGTTTTATTTCCTGTGCAGTAATCATTCTGGAGACTGTAGGTTCTGATATATTCAGGACTGCCGCCATTGTCTGTACTGTGAGTTTTTCTGGCACATTAGGAAGCAAATCCACGCCTTTATAGCAATCATTAAGATACTGTTTTGCTGCTTCTTCATCGATGTAGTTTTCCTGAATAATGCTGTTTTGCATGTTTTTACCTTCTTTTTCTGCCATTTTAACATCTCTAAATCGCGTTATTTGCTTACTGGCTGTCTCTATTTGGGATAAGACAAAAGAAAATAGGTCAACACAGCTACTTTTCTCCGATATGTCTACTCCAAAAGGAGATGGAGAATTTAACATTTATGATGATATTAGAGAAAAACTTATAGCTATGGGAATACCGAAAGAAGAAATCGCCTTTATCCATGAAGCGAATTCAGATAAGCAAAAGGATGAACTCTTTGCGAAAGTGCGAAAAGGCGAAGTTCGTATCTTAATGGGTTCAACGTAGAAGATGGGAGCCGGAACGAATGTGCAAAATAAACTAATCGCAATGCATGATTTAGATGTACCATGGAGACCTGCTGACCTTGAGCAGAGAAGTGGTAGAATTGTTCGCCAAGGCAATGAAAATAAAGAGGTTAATATTTATCGTTACATCACTGAGAATACCTTTGATGCGTATCTTTGGCAGACGATAGAGAATAAGCAGAAATTTATTTCACAGATTATGACTTCAAAGACGCCTGTTCGTGTTGCAGAAGATGTAGATGAAAGTAGTTTGAACTATGCTGAGATTAAAGCACTTGCTACTGGTGATCCAAAGGTAAAAGAAAAGATGGATTTGGATAATGAAGTCACGAAACTTAAAATGCTTGAAGAAAACTATAAGTCCAATCGATATAGATTAGAGGATAAGGTTGCAAAGACATATCCTGAAGAAATAGCAAGAACTGAAAAGCTAATTGAAGCAGTGAAAAAAGATATTAAAAAAGTTGAACCACAGGCAAGTGGTGAAAATAAATTCACTTCTATCTCGATTAATGGCGAGATAATTCGAGATAAAAAGATAGCTGGAGAAAAGCTCTTAGAAGCGATTAAAGGCGTAAAAATTAATGAAAGTAAGGTCATAGGACAGTACCGAAACATGGATTTAGAGGTAAGCTATAACTTCTTTACC
This window encodes:
- a CDS encoding helix-turn-helix domain-containing protein: MAEKEGKNMQNSIIQENYIDEEAAKQYLNDCYKGVDLLPNVPEKLTVQTMAAVLNISEPTVSRMITAQEIKPFKKDVLNYILKNMLVNRPIIDTPEDKKEPEKFATKQQRKSKTPQLELLF
- a CDS encoding N-acetylmuramoyl-L-alanine amidase, which codes for MNKKNLFFISFLFLIFPLFSKDINLVETALKSGMTLYWDSLCESGILEKNGHQISFKAGDNLILQDYSKLSIVNPPSLKNGILFVEDDFIEVAENLFKTETSQNGFKIGAILIDPGHGGKDPGAQFTHLVNGKKITVTEKEINLVVGKMLYSRLKAAYPDKNIQMTRVKDEFLSLSQRTEIANSIKLGDKEAILYISIHVNASLDKKASGYEVWYLSPGYRRSVIDEKSVEDKDLYKVMNSMMEEEYTTESILIAKFIMDGIQAQVGNLSSPRGIKAEEWFVVRNSNMPAVLVELGFLTNKNEGLLLKDESYLQKLSLGIYNGLSAFVTHFERSRGFTGSR
- a CDS encoding tetratricopeptide repeat protein, translated to MEKVKISIPHKNEIKKKYESYTPILSQIMQNVEEKLKKTIKLSSAPTYKTRVKSFNSYYRKILRLKAEEFSESKKLIALTDMMGIRIICAFIEELHEVEEQVRENFVVKEVEYKGSGENFKEFGYESTHILISIPSDCIPQNLDLKIPDDIVCEIQVRTILQDAWAEVEHELIYKTEFSPFDMPLRRKLASINASLSLADTIFQEIRDYQKKLQSETATRREAFYKKVDETTAEFSPREKEKKVQIARVSPFLPGTIDDLLLMAIHEHNNGHTENAISIYTQILELKPEPAPPVMAVVFKHRGMAYFASNEYDHALNDFNTSVKYDPKGFRAYYYIGIVYTLKKEYEKAVEAFSKSLEINEFQSHARYRRAVAYFKLEDDNKALEDLSAAEAMGLENNDIKSLKEKILKKFDISM
- a CDS encoding flagellar filament outer layer protein FlaA codes for the protein MKKTFVLSVAVMMLIGTSVFAKESTLIDFTTLDADISIKAQDSDVEIPENSRTIMDYGIAAGATFNQDQKDLMKTSLYLGDWEVKLNSSAQTVPALAQSKVVPAPVRQSAKVPFAGKNVMGVRVVFPSGAYNANAKIVPPFEIPAYEPLSTADANGNRQPQTDEEKASGRTLFEADSDDTPGYGLVKNVGTLKSIAVTTMGMNFPHGLYVILGDTDGVVRRYFMGYLGFDGWKTLTWNNPDYISEVRTREIRVYPIYPRGLPFVKFAGFQITRDAAHVGDDFIGYFKDVKIIYDKAELTSERDIADEDLWGIITKKETARQNLEMSRFGNKQVNRYLEKAKMATEESFTPSLDENSSSNAQGNGGQAANAR
- a CDS encoding GerMN domain-containing protein — its product is MKNFFYELKTNKKLLMFALISLIFFISLIFYLVGFSGSNYSFKYYEAGTSYKTVYETRKVKSLRGYSSMERYVEELLLGSTVQRAMPIFPLGTRILSCLYKKNVFYLNLSEDALFNFSEDFDFEKSFELLEKNLKDNFKSIKKVELFIDGNQITNKNFDA